The window GCTCACCGATCCGGCCGGACCTCACCACGTCGCGCATCGCCAGGTAATCCGGGTCCCAGCGCCGGCTCTGGTACACCGTGAGGACGCGCTCGCGCGCCGCGGCGGAGTCGATCATGCGATCGACCTCCTCGACGCGCAGCGCGAACGGCTTCTCGCACACGACGTGCTTGCCGGCCGCAAGCGCCGCCAGCACCGAGCCGGCGTGTGCGCTCGGTGGCGTGCCGACGACGACCAAGCCGACGTCCGGGTCGTCGAACATGTCCTCGGCACGCGCGTGCGTGGGCACGGACCACTCACGCGCGGCGAGCTCACGGCGCTCCCTGGAGACGTCGCAGACCCCGGCCAACCGCAGTCCCGCGGTCGCTTTCACCGATGCGGCATGCGCTCGGGCGATGGCGCCGTAGCCGACAAGCCCCACGCCGACCGGCGGCGCCGCGGACTGCCCCGCCGCGAAGAGCAGGGCATGGTGGATCAGCTTTTGAAAGCGGGGGTCCTGGTAGGTCGATGGATCGTGACCGAGCCCGATCTGGACGAAACGGCCGGCCCCAAAGGCGCGCTCATAGGCCACCACCTGCTCGGTGAAATGCCAGCTCGCGCGCAGCAGGACGTTGGCGTCTCCCGGCGGTCCCTCCGAGAGGTAGAGCTCGTCGTCCAGCTTCAGCTCAGCCGCCAGGCGTTCGGTCAGCGGGTGAGACCGCTCCGGCTTGATCACGAGCTCGGTCAGCGGTCCCGGGCCGCTGGGAGTCCAGCGCGCCACCTCCGCCAGCTCGCCCGCCTCCGACCAGGCGGCCAGGGTGCCGTGGAGGAGGATGAGGCCGCCACCGCGACGCACGAAGTCCACGAGCTCGGCTGCCTGGCGGCCGTGCAGCGGCTGGTCGCTCGCCGCTAGCACCACCTGCGATGTCCGCGGCGCCGGCCCATCGAGGTCGGTGACCACGTCGATGTGGAAGTGGTGGGTCGTCTCTAGCGCACGGAGAAGCGGGCGCGCCATGCGCAGGTAGTCGTGCGCGGTGCCGGCAAGCAGCACCGCCACCGAGACCTTCTCCCGCATCTACGCCCTCACCCGCACCTATGCCACTCTACGCGAGGCTGCATGGCCGACCCGCCGCAGAACCTCGATCGTCATCTCGGCCGCTCGCTCCCAGGTGAAGCTGGCCGCCCGGCGCCTCCCCGCCTCACCCAACCGCTCGCGCAGCGACGCATCCGCCAGCAAGCGCTCCAGGCCGGCCGCGATCGAGCCCACATCGTCCGCCTCGACCGGTACGGCGGCCCCCAGCGCCAGCTCGGGCAGCGCGCCGGCGGACCCGACCACGGCCGGCACGCCGTTGGCCATCGCCTCCAGCAGCGGCAGGCCGAAGCCTTCGTAGAGGCTGGGGAAGGCCAGGACCGCGGCCGAGCGGTAGAGCGCGCTGAGCGTGGCCTCGTCCACGTGGCCGAGATACCGCACGCCGGGTTCCGACGCGATCCGCCGCAGCGTGTCGCCATAAGCCCAGCCGGGCCGGCCGGCGATCACCAGCTCCGGCACGCCCGGCCTGCCGTTGATGATGAAAGGCAGCGATCCCTGCCGGCCGCGAAGCTGCCGGAACGCCGCCAGCAGGCGCGGATAGTTCTTGCGCGGCTCGACGGTGCCGACCGCCAGGATGTATCCCGGCGCCAGGCCATCCGGCAGCGGGCCCGCCGGGACGGCGGGAGGCAGGCCTTCAGGCACGACGAAGATCCTTGATTCGAGGCCCGGGACCTTGTAATGGCCCAGCAGGTCGCGCCGTGTGGACTCCGACGGGACCAGGACCGCCGCCGCCTGCCGCAGTGCCGGGCCCATGACGGTGCCGAGGTACGCCCGCTGCTGCCAGGGCACCTCGGCGGGGCGGTGCCGGAAGGCCAGGTCGTGGACGAAGATCACCGCCGGCGGGGCGCCTGGATCGCGAAACGGCGGGCTCGGCCAGTACGGGTAGAGGATCGCGTCGCAGTCCAGCCGCGGCTCGACCGCGGGCAGCCACCGCGTCTTCAGGACGAGCTCGTGCCGGTAGGGCGAAAGGACCGCTTCGCAGTCGAGGTCGGTCAGCGCGGCGGGGCGTTCCCGGCTGCACAGGAGAGTGAACTGGTCCCCATCTTTCTTGGCCACCAGGGCCCTGGTCAGCTCGACCGCCACGGTGGTCATCCCCACCCGGCGCGGGCGCCAGCAGGCGGTGACGTCGATCGCAAACCGGGCCACGGAAGGACT of the bacterium genome contains:
- a CDS encoding glycosyltransferase family 1 protein is translated as MARFAIDVTACWRPRRVGMTTVAVELTRALVAKKDGDQFTLLCSRERPAALTDLDCEAVLSPYRHELVLKTRWLPAVEPRLDCDAILYPYWPSPPFRDPGAPPAVIFVHDLAFRHRPAEVPWQQRAYLGTVMGPALRQAAAVLVPSESTRRDLLGHYKVPGLESRIFVVPEGLPPAVPAGPLPDGLAPGYILAVGTVEPRKNYPRLLAAFRQLRGRQGSLPFIINGRPGVPELVIAGRPGWAYGDTLRRIASEPGVRYLGHVDEATLSALYRSAAVLAFPSLYEGFGLPLLEAMANGVPAVVGSAGALPELALGAAVPVEADDVGSIAAGLERLLADASLRERLGEAGRRRAASFTWERAAEMTIEVLRRVGHAASRRVA